The sequence TCCTCGCCGGGGCGGTAAGCGATGCCGTGGCCGCCGCCGAGGTCGAGTTCCGGCAGGACCAGGCCGTGCTGCTCGTGCAGACGGGCCATCAGGCCGACCATGCGGCGTACGGCGACCAGGTACGGCTTGACGCTGGTGATCTGGGAACCCAAATGGCAGTGCAGGCCAGTGAGTTCAAGCTGCGGCTGGTCGAGGATGCGGATGATGGCGTGCTGGGCGTAGCCGTCGGAGATGGACAGGCCGAACTTCTGGTCGTCCGTGCCGGTGCGGACCTTCTCGTGACCGCCCGCGCTCATACCGGGCACCACCCGGACCATCACCTTCTGGTGCCCGTCAGAGCCGACGGCGGCGGCCAGCCGCGCGATCTCCGAGGGGCTGTCGATGACGATCCGGCCGACGCCCAGGCGCAGGGCGGTGTCCAGGTCGCGCGGTGACTTGGCGTTGCCGTGCAGCACGATCCGCTCGGGCGGGAAGCCGGCGGTGACGGCGAGTTCGAGTTCGCCGGCGGAGCAGACGTCGAGGCCGAGGCCCTCCTCATCCATCCAGCGGGCCATGGACCGGCACATGAACGCCTTGGCCGCGTATACGACTTCGGCGTCGGGGAACGCGTCCTGGTAGGTGCGGCAGCGGTCGCGGACCTCGGCCTCGTCCAGGACGTAGACGGGCGTACCGAAGCGGTCGGCCAGTTCGGCGAGCGGTACGCCGCCGACGGTGAGGTCGCCGTGGGCGGACTCGGTGGTCGAGGCGGGCCACACCGACAGATCGGTGAACCTGCTGGTCGCGGTGGGTTCGTGAACCGTGGTCATCGTGGCTTTCTCTCTCAGGCGATCCTTGCGATCCGCAGCGCGGGAATCTCGTGGGCGACCGGCGTGGGGGCCGGGGCGGTGAACTGCGGGTCCACCGTGACGGTGGTGACACCGAGTGGGACGGTCAGGGCACGGAGGGCGGGCTCGGCGAGCCGGATCCACGCCTGATCGGGGCCGAGAGTGGCGGTCAGCTGGCACTCGGAGGTGAAGCCGACAGCGGTCCGCTCGCCGAGTGGGGTTCGGAAGAGCCGGGCAGCACATCCGCGGAGACCCGGCCGGACCGGGACGTACAGGGGCCCGGCCGGGAAGCGATCGGAGGGCTCGGGGTCTTCGCCGTACAGAAGTTGTGCCATGGGGTGCCTCCCGAAAGGCAGGG comes from Streptomyces sp. FXJ1.172 and encodes:
- a CDS encoding SAV_915 family protein is translated as MAQLLYGEDPEPSDRFPAGPLYVPVRPGLRGCAARLFRTPLGERTAVGFTSECQLTATLGPDQAWIRLAEPALRALTVPLGVTTVTVDPQFTAPAPTPVAHEIPALRIARIA